One window from the genome of Alosa alosa isolate M-15738 ecotype Scorff River chromosome 15, AALO_Geno_1.1, whole genome shotgun sequence encodes:
- the zbbx gene encoding zinc finger B-box domain-containing protein 1 isoform X2 gives MNLNDFVILPNKPKSVKLNTRNLRELRMETVQLAQESTAMESRLQQLRESMSREKEERERSGGFRWKSGKAGALTGPAARRNRENAAPKVPGAKVKIRVLRDEPLAEPRRPVERPNRPVEQASSRRPRLKGRVCGQCEDRAAGLMCAECGEDYCIGCFARFHQKGALKLHRMIPIQAEVQTSVSALDVVHRFKQQVSPKAAQPTSAPIGQGKKEPAIWTYCGEREPAVNHMVPAWSHEVRTASEEEEEEEEEEEWAEEAVSGVAAGGSSLLRGHFDEEASARSFQQALRRWRGEEGGDAADTPQQVQAHRPHSAALPVSTEATGTQADLQSKTLQPIHVEFTEPGLCYLDKLLIKKHRRMPIEEYRPLSSEASTQERLTPSSTETDGESHRLTEEEKELRKYLATLFTVPPAGGVREPHSPTKPSLSIVEMAQCATLWVPLPLEWSSAERTQSKQSEMREAPEPLNKQRRGDGSGDAATQRVCCAVPASARERPFPVPNGPRGVAGV, from the exons ATGAATCTGAACGACTTTGTGATCCTTCCTAACAAGCCCAAGTCTGTGAAGTTAAATACAAG AAACCTGCGGGAGCTGCGCATGGAGACGGTGCAGCTGGCCCAGGAGAGCACGGCCATGGAGAGCAGGCTGCAGCAGCTCAGGGAGAGCATGAGccgagagaaggaggagagaga GAGGTCTGGGGGATTCCGCTGGAAGTCTGGAAAGGCGGGCGCCCTCACCGGCCCTGCCGCCCGGAGGAACCGTGAGAACGCCGCGCCAAAG GTCCCAGGGGCAAAGGTGAAGATCCGAGTGCTCCGAGACGAGCCGTTGGCAG agcCCCGGCGGCCAGTTGAGAGACCTAACCGGCCAGTTGAGCAGGCATCCAGTAGAAGACCTCGACTCaaggggagagtgtgtgggcagtgtgaaGACAGGGCAGCTGGTTTG ATGTGCGCTGAATGCGGAGAGGATTACTGCATCGGCTGCTTTGCCAGGTTCCACCAGAAGGGGGCACTGAAGCTCCACAGAATGATCCCCATCCAG GCAGAGGTGCAGACGTCAGTCAGCGCTCTGGATGTGGTCCACCGCTTCAAGCAGCAGGTGAGCCCGAAGGCAGCACAGCCCACTAGCGCCCCCATTGGACAGGGGAAGAAGGAGCCTGCCATCTGGACGTACTGTGGAGAAAGagagccagctgtcaatcacatG GTGCCTGCGTGGAGTCACGAGGTGAGGACAgcgagtgaggaggaggaggaggaggaggaggaggaggagtgggccGAGGAGGCGGTCAGTGGCGTCGCTGCCGGAGGCTCCTCGCTGCTGAGGGGCCACTTTGACGAGGAGGCGTCGGCGCGCTCCTTCCAGCAGGCTCTGCGgcggtggaggggggaggagggaggagacgCGGCGGACACACCACAGCAGGTGCAGGCCCACCGGCCACACTCAGCAGCACTGCCAG TGTCGACGGAGGCCACTGGGACTCAGGCAGACCTTCAATCCAAGACTCTTCAGCCCATTCATGTGGAGTTCACGGAGCCGGGGCTGTGCTACTTGGACAAGCTCCTGATCAAGAAACACCGCCG AATGCCAATCGAAGAGTATCGACCGCTCTCCAGCGAAGCCTCCACTCAGGAGCGCTTGACACCCTCAAGCACAGAGACTGATGGGGAGAGCCACAGGCTGACAG aggaagagaaggagctGCGGAAGTACCTCGCCACCCTGTTCACTGTCCCACCTGCAGGGGGCGTCAGAGAGCCCCACTCCCCCACCAAGCCCTCCCTGAGCATTGTGGAGATGGCCCAG TGTGCGACGCTGTGGGTACCTCTGCCTTTGGAGTGGAGCAGCGCGGAGCGAACACAAAGTAAGCAGTCGGAGATGAGAGAGGCGCCGGAGCCTTTGAATAAACAGCGGCGCGGCGACGGCAGTGGCGACGCAGCGACGcagcgtgtgtgttgtgctgtgcctGCCTCCGCACGCGAGCGCCCGTTTCCTGTTCCTAATGGCCCACGCGGAGTTGCGGGAGTTTGA
- the LOC125308760 gene encoding serpin I2-like: MLVSVLVLLFLSGQTNAEPSVPLTDVSTPLALKLFRAVSAQDPDDNAVLCPLGVIQMLAQVQLGAGGSTLQQLKKAMHPDDVQNDTFLRLLQREAEAIVSPQEGGEEKAFHMAMASALFLQQGFPLQEAYLQSSRVHLHTSPQHVDFTHPSMAAHDINTWVGSQTNGKIWQLFSSDDFGPLSRLALANAVYFKGSWQHQFPPENTALRGFTKRDGSVTNVPMMYHKLQANIGYFSHGESEVQLLELVYGQGEAGFIVLLTDSVEGLPLLERDLTQELLNTWMAQTQQEEVEVHLPRFQMSQRVDLKKALRSLNITELFEPGCDLSGMSEAGQLHISKAVQSTFIEVNEEGSEAAAATGGAAAVIMSLQGHRFMADHPFLFLIRHRLTGALLFVGRVLQPELMETRGRDAQAL; encoded by the exons ATGCTGGTGTCCGTATTGGTGCTTCTGTTCCTGAGTGGTCAGACTAACGCTGAGCCCTCAGTCCCTCTCACTGATGTAAGCACACCTCTGGCGCTGAAACTCTTCCGGGCAGTCTCAGCCCAGGATCCTGATGAtaatgctgtgctgtgcccCCTTGGCGTGATCCAGATGCTGGCTCAAGTCCAGCTGGGGGCAGGGGGCAGCACACTCCAACAGCTTAAGAAGGCAATGCACCCAGATGATGTCCAGAATG ATACATTCCTCCGTCTTCTACAGAGGGAGGCCGAGGCCATTGTGTCCCCACAGGAAGGTGGTGAGGAGAAGGCTTTTCACATGGCCATGGCCAGTGCCCTGTTCCTTCAGCAGGGGTTCCCCCTCCAAGAGGCTTACCTGCAGAGCAGCAGAGTGCACCTCCATACCTCCCCTCAGCATGTGGACTTCACCCATCCCTCTATGGCTGCTCATGACATTAACACATGGGTGGGGAGCCAAACCAATG GTAAGATCTGGCAGCTGTTCTCCAGCGATGACTTTGGCCCGCTCAGTCGTCTGGCTTTGGCGAACGCTGTGTACTTTAAGGGCTCCTGGCAGCACCAGTTCCCCCCTGAGAACACGGCCCTGAGGGGCTTCACCAAGAGGGATGGCTCCGTCACCAACGTCCCCATGATGTACCACAAGCTCCAGGCCAACATCG GCTACTTCTCTCATGGGGAGAGTGAGGTTCAGCTGCTGGAGCTGGTGTATGGCCAGGGGGAGGCCGGCTTCATCGTGCTGCTGACTGACTCCGTGGAGGGACTACCTCTGCTGGAGAGAGACCTCACCCAGGAGCTGCTCAACACGTGGATGGCCCAAACacagcaggaggaggtggaggttcACTTACCCAG GTTTCAGATGAGCCAGAGAGTGGACCTGAAGAAGGCTCTTCGATCCTTGAACATCACCGAGCTGTTTGAGCCTGgctgtgacctctccggaatgtCAG AGGCCGGCCAATTGCACATCTCAAAGGCTGTCCAGAGCACCTTTATTGAGGTCAATGAGGAGGGGAGCGAGGCAGCAGCCGCTACAG GTGGTGCAGCAGCGGTCATCATGAGCTTACAGGGTCATCGCTTTATGGCTGAccatccctttctcttcctTATACGACACAGGCTTACAG GAGCCCTGCTGTTTGTTGGCCGCGTGCTGCAGCCGGAGCTGATGGAGACCAGAGGACGCGACGCGCAGGCCCTCTGA
- the zbbx gene encoding zinc finger B-box domain-containing protein 1 isoform X3, which produces MNLNDFVILPNKPKSVKLNTRNLRELRMETVQLAQESTAMESRLQQLRESMSREKEERERSGGFRWKSGKAGALTGPAARRNRENAAPKVPGAKVKIRVLRDEPLAEPRRPVERPNRPVEQASSRRPRLKGRVCGQCEDRAAGLMCAECGEDYCIGCFARFHQKGALKLHRMIPIQAEVQTSVSALDVVHRFKQQVSPKAAQPTSAPIGQGKKEPAIWTYCGEREPAVNHMVPAWSHEVRTASEEEEEEEEEEEWAEEAVSGVAAGGSSLLRGHFDEEASARSFQQALRRWRGEEGGDAADTPQQVQAHRPHSAALPVSTEATGTQADLQSKTLQPIHVEFTEPGLCYLDKLLIKKHRRMPIEEYRPLSSEASTQERLTPSSTETDGESHRLTEEEKELRKYLATLFTVPPAGGVREPHSPTKPSLSIVEMAQCATLWVPLPLEWSSAERTQSWTEVERV; this is translated from the exons ATGAATCTGAACGACTTTGTGATCCTTCCTAACAAGCCCAAGTCTGTGAAGTTAAATACAAG AAACCTGCGGGAGCTGCGCATGGAGACGGTGCAGCTGGCCCAGGAGAGCACGGCCATGGAGAGCAGGCTGCAGCAGCTCAGGGAGAGCATGAGccgagagaaggaggagagaga GAGGTCTGGGGGATTCCGCTGGAAGTCTGGAAAGGCGGGCGCCCTCACCGGCCCTGCCGCCCGGAGGAACCGTGAGAACGCCGCGCCAAAG GTCCCAGGGGCAAAGGTGAAGATCCGAGTGCTCCGAGACGAGCCGTTGGCAG agcCCCGGCGGCCAGTTGAGAGACCTAACCGGCCAGTTGAGCAGGCATCCAGTAGAAGACCTCGACTCaaggggagagtgtgtgggcagtgtgaaGACAGGGCAGCTGGTTTG ATGTGCGCTGAATGCGGAGAGGATTACTGCATCGGCTGCTTTGCCAGGTTCCACCAGAAGGGGGCACTGAAGCTCCACAGAATGATCCCCATCCAG GCAGAGGTGCAGACGTCAGTCAGCGCTCTGGATGTGGTCCACCGCTTCAAGCAGCAGGTGAGCCCGAAGGCAGCACAGCCCACTAGCGCCCCCATTGGACAGGGGAAGAAGGAGCCTGCCATCTGGACGTACTGTGGAGAAAGagagccagctgtcaatcacatG GTGCCTGCGTGGAGTCACGAGGTGAGGACAgcgagtgaggaggaggaggaggaggaggaggaggaggagtgggccGAGGAGGCGGTCAGTGGCGTCGCTGCCGGAGGCTCCTCGCTGCTGAGGGGCCACTTTGACGAGGAGGCGTCGGCGCGCTCCTTCCAGCAGGCTCTGCGgcggtggaggggggaggagggaggagacgCGGCGGACACACCACAGCAGGTGCAGGCCCACCGGCCACACTCAGCAGCACTGCCAG TGTCGACGGAGGCCACTGGGACTCAGGCAGACCTTCAATCCAAGACTCTTCAGCCCATTCATGTGGAGTTCACGGAGCCGGGGCTGTGCTACTTGGACAAGCTCCTGATCAAGAAACACCGCCG AATGCCAATCGAAGAGTATCGACCGCTCTCCAGCGAAGCCTCCACTCAGGAGCGCTTGACACCCTCAAGCACAGAGACTGATGGGGAGAGCCACAGGCTGACAG aggaagagaaggagctGCGGAAGTACCTCGCCACCCTGTTCACTGTCCCACCTGCAGGGGGCGTCAGAGAGCCCCACTCCCCCACCAAGCCCTCCCTGAGCATTGTGGAGATGGCCCAG TGTGCGACGCTGTGGGTACCTCTGCCTTTGGAGTGGAGCAGCGCGGAGCGAACACAAA gTTGGACggaggtagagagagtgtga
- the zbbx gene encoding zinc finger B-box domain-containing protein 1 isoform X1 codes for MNLNDFVILPNKPKSVKLNTRNLRELRMETVQLAQESTAMESRLQQLRESMSREKEERERSGGFRWKSGKAGALTGPAARRNRENAAPKVPGAKVKIRVLRDEPLAEPRRPVERPNRPVEQASSRRPRLKGRVCGQCEDRAAGLMCAECGEDYCIGCFARFHQKGALKLHRMIPIQAEVQTSVSALDVVHRFKQQVSPKAAQPTSAPIGQGKKEPAIWTYCGEREPAVNHMVPAWSHEVRTASEEEEEEEEEEEWAEEAVSGVAAGGSSLLRGHFDEEASARSFQQALRRWRGEEGGDAADTPQQVQAHRPHSAALPVSTEATGTQADLQSKTLQPIHVEFTEPGLCYLDKLLIKKHRRMPIEEYRPLSSEASTQERLTPSSTETDGESHRLTEEEKELRKYLATLFTVPPAGGVREPHSPTKPSLSIVEMAQTVCDAVGTSAFGVEQRGANTKLDGGRESVSERGKSEERRSVGTRSSASPSSPRLPASPGPCFSPGGGSSISSDQSPTPPPGPAPRAALRPTRSPAASRPSPRPASGQSAASSGQRFTKSPRSRGSCSPKTDRMKTSSMESKTPSPRSRPASSSQGLGVTPSPPHPLQTPSSSEPQSPAPLCTPGPSCPSSPGSRTSAQPSTPGSTVEASPPSSRMEATPHPTHDSTPPQTPYSLTPVNTSTHPQLIPPPHLHTATSYQIRRRRRRRRRRRGRTGRAVWGCCWTSGTPQMRS; via the exons ATGAATCTGAACGACTTTGTGATCCTTCCTAACAAGCCCAAGTCTGTGAAGTTAAATACAAG AAACCTGCGGGAGCTGCGCATGGAGACGGTGCAGCTGGCCCAGGAGAGCACGGCCATGGAGAGCAGGCTGCAGCAGCTCAGGGAGAGCATGAGccgagagaaggaggagagaga GAGGTCTGGGGGATTCCGCTGGAAGTCTGGAAAGGCGGGCGCCCTCACCGGCCCTGCCGCCCGGAGGAACCGTGAGAACGCCGCGCCAAAG GTCCCAGGGGCAAAGGTGAAGATCCGAGTGCTCCGAGACGAGCCGTTGGCAG agcCCCGGCGGCCAGTTGAGAGACCTAACCGGCCAGTTGAGCAGGCATCCAGTAGAAGACCTCGACTCaaggggagagtgtgtgggcagtgtgaaGACAGGGCAGCTGGTTTG ATGTGCGCTGAATGCGGAGAGGATTACTGCATCGGCTGCTTTGCCAGGTTCCACCAGAAGGGGGCACTGAAGCTCCACAGAATGATCCCCATCCAG GCAGAGGTGCAGACGTCAGTCAGCGCTCTGGATGTGGTCCACCGCTTCAAGCAGCAGGTGAGCCCGAAGGCAGCACAGCCCACTAGCGCCCCCATTGGACAGGGGAAGAAGGAGCCTGCCATCTGGACGTACTGTGGAGAAAGagagccagctgtcaatcacatG GTGCCTGCGTGGAGTCACGAGGTGAGGACAgcgagtgaggaggaggaggaggaggaggaggaggaggagtgggccGAGGAGGCGGTCAGTGGCGTCGCTGCCGGAGGCTCCTCGCTGCTGAGGGGCCACTTTGACGAGGAGGCGTCGGCGCGCTCCTTCCAGCAGGCTCTGCGgcggtggaggggggaggagggaggagacgCGGCGGACACACCACAGCAGGTGCAGGCCCACCGGCCACACTCAGCAGCACTGCCAG TGTCGACGGAGGCCACTGGGACTCAGGCAGACCTTCAATCCAAGACTCTTCAGCCCATTCATGTGGAGTTCACGGAGCCGGGGCTGTGCTACTTGGACAAGCTCCTGATCAAGAAACACCGCCG AATGCCAATCGAAGAGTATCGACCGCTCTCCAGCGAAGCCTCCACTCAGGAGCGCTTGACACCCTCAAGCACAGAGACTGATGGGGAGAGCCACAGGCTGACAG aggaagagaaggagctGCGGAAGTACCTCGCCACCCTGTTCACTGTCCCACCTGCAGGGGGCGTCAGAGAGCCCCACTCCCCCACCAAGCCCTCCCTGAGCATTGTGGAGATGGCCCAG ACAGTGTGCGACGCTGTGGGTACCTCTGCCTTTGGAGTGGAGCAGCGCGGAGCGAACACAAA gTTGGACggaggtagagagagtgtgagcgAGCGGGggaagagtgaggagaggaggagtgtgggCACTCGATCTTCAGCATCGCCTTCGTCGCCTCGGCTGCCTGCGTCGCCGGGGCCATGCTTCTCCCCTGGAGGTGGGTCATCCATCTCATCTGACCAGAGCCCGACTCCGCCTCCAGGGCCCGCACCGAGAGCTGCTCTGCGGCCGACGCGCTCACCTGCGGCCAGCCGGCCTTCTCCTCGGCCTGCCTCTGGGCAGTCAGCAGCATCGTCAGGCCAGCGCTTCACCAAGTCACCAAGGAGCAGAGGGTCATGCAGCCCAAAGACCGACCGCATGAAAACATCCTCAATGGAGTCCAAAACTCCGTCCCCGAGAAGCAGACCAGCATCCTCCTCACAAGGTCTCGGTGTGACCCCTTCACCTCCTCACCCCCTCCAGACGCCCTCGTCCTCAGAACCTCAGTCACCCGCGCCCCTGTGCACCCCCGGACCATCTTGTCCGTCCAGTCCAGGCTCCAGGACATCTGCCCAGCCCTCCACACCTGGATCTACAGTGGAGGCTTCACCCCCATCATCCAGGATGGAGGCTACTCCACACCCCACCCATGACAGCACCCCTCCACAGACCCCCTACTCCTTAACACCTGTCAACACATCAACCCACCCTCAGCTGATCCCTCCACCCCACCTGCACACAGCCACCAGCTACCAG attcggaggaggaggaggaggaggaggaggaggagagggaggactgGAAGGGCAGTGTGGGGCTGCTGCTGGACGAGTGGGACTCCTCAGATGAGGAGTTGA